The window TGGGCAAGTCCCGGCTGGCGCTGACCAAGACGGTGAAGGACGCCGTGAGAAAGAGCACGGAGATCGGAGGTGTTGGGGATCTGGGTGAGCAGCCCGAGAGGAAGATCACCCGCAACCAGAAGCGAAAGCACGACGAGATCAACCACGTGCAGAAGGTGGGGACGCTGGCTGAGTTTTGAGTTATCAAAGTTATCAAGTTATCAaaatcttgagtttttgagcaacaaaacgctataactttcacatAGAAATTTAaatttgcaccaaacttggtatgagtcatccatgttggatgcccGACGATCctaagtaaatgtaaatgtattttatttatacagccctttacaaacaatccttacggtgtaccaaagtgctttacagcaggtaataaataaagagaagaagaagaagtaaaaacgaataaaaacaataaaagaacagtgaaagcaataaaagttaaaagtgtcatcatactactgggtattattTGCGACGGATCTGGTGTTGTTGAGAGCCAGCCGTAATAAAATGGTCCtgtgtggtcatatgctgatgTCATCTAAGCATCTAAGGCATATAAATAGAGATAAacgaataaatatataataatacatACTTTTTAAATATATGTACTGAAAACAGTTTCTCAGAACATTATATCGTATCACACAGACATTCTACTCCCTCAAAGTCTCTTCTTGCTGGAGCAAGTTACCAACATTATCATCATGTCTTAGAAAACTTATAAAAGGTCATCAGGTATCATCAAAAACATGTTGTTTCCGTCTAATAATGTATGTTATCTTTTCCATTGTCATGTTTGATGCCAGCTCTTTAATCAATCGTTCAATTCTTGGTCCATCAACATTTTTCCAATGAAGGGAAATGATACGTTTAGCTTGTAATATATGTACTTGCTCTATGACAGTAAAGTTGAATCTAATTTAATGCGTTGTGTTCACCTGGTGCTGGTTTTCTTTGTAGACGTACGCAGAGATGGACCCAACGACGGCGGCGCTGGAGAAGGAGCACGAGGCGGTGTGTAGCCATCGTCCCATTCTGCAGCTCTTGGTGCTCCGCTTGGTTGAATAACCTCATGACCTCTCCCGCAGATCACCAAAGTGAAATATGTGGATAAGATCCAGATCGGGAACTTTGAGATCGACGCCTGGTACTTCTCTCCGTTTCCCGAGGACTACGGCAAGCAGCCCAAGCTGTGGATCTGCGAGTACTGCCTCAAATACATGAAGTACGAGAAGACGTTCAGACATCACCTggtcagtccagctctgagtcTTCTTCAGGTTGTTTGGGTCCGAGGATAAAAAGCAGGACCAGTGATGTGGGATCGATGTGTCTTTCAGTTTGGGTCTCTTATGGAGTCCTAGGTTCAGGTCAAACCGATGGATTAGAAAATGACCTGGTGTCGTCCTTTCCTCCTCAGTCAAACTGTCAGTGGAGGCAGCCTTCAGGCAAAGAGATCTACAGGAGGAGCAACATATCGGTGTATGAGGTGGACGGGCGGGACCACAAGGTGAGCATCATGGATTCATCTGAAGCGCTTCCGTTGCTCTGAGGGAATATTCATGTTGTGAATGCTGCTCTCTGTTTGCAGATCTACTGTCAGAATCTTTGTCTACTCGCCAAGCTGTTCCTTGACCACAAGACGCTGTACTTTGACGTGGAGCCGTTCATCTTTTACATTCTCACCGAGGTCAACAAACAGGGAGCGCACATCGTCGGCTACTTCTCCAAAGTGAGTTTCATCATGGAGGGCTGGGAGGTTTCAGGCCGTCTGTGTTCGTCTCGTAGAGGCTGCCCAATAAAACCTGTGCAGCTTCCAATGGAACAATCTCACAGTTAGAGCCAATTAAAGGTGTAAAACtctttcttcctgttcctgggagcatatatcagggcgcctgaggtgtaaaactccttcctgttcctgggagcatatatcagggcatctgaggtgtaaaactccttcttcctgttcctgggagcatatatcagggcgtctgaggtgtaaaactccttcttcctgttcctgggagcatatatcagggcgtctgaggtgtaaaactccttcttcctgttcctgggagcatatatcagggcgtctgaggtgtaaaaccccttcttcctgttcctgggagcatatatcagggcgtctgaggtgtaaaactccttcttcctgttcctgggagcatatatcagggcgtctgaggtgtaaaactccttcttcctgttcctgggagcatatatcagggcgcctgaggtgtaaaactccttcttcctgttcctgggagcatatatcagggcgtctgaagtgtaaaactccttcttcctgttcctgggagcatatatcagggcgtctgaggtgtaaaactccttcttcctgttcctgggagcatatatcagggcgtctgaggtgtaaaactccttcttcctgttcctgggagcatatatcagggcgtctgaggtataaaactccttcttcctgttcctgggagcatatatcagggcgtctgaggtgtaaaaccccttcttcctgttcctgggagcatatatcagggcgtctgaggtgtaaaactccttcttcctgttcctgggagaatatatcagggcgtcagcaaaactccccaaaaacagttttcctttgtttgaaagttttTGTCAGCTGTTCTGTAGCAGCAGTctcagagcccagtggataaactataTCTGGCATGTTTCTGATGAAGATGGAGGTCTCCGAGTACAactgtttaatgaggttaatatatccaaagtgtttaaacgcagtaattaacggtacacatgcattactacgagttacgctgtgtacatctctggcttggtccatcactgttgatgaggaagcattgtttgctagcatctgctgctagcttacagctacactgctaaactatttccctctgggatcaacagaggaactatctgtatctACATATAGAGCTGGAGGGTTTTTGGTCTGACTGCAGGAACAGCTTCATTATGTTTGTGTTACTGCACTAAATCACAAAGCAGATGTtcacgcaggtaaacacagctaacgcaggtaaacacagctaacgcaggtaaacacagctaacgcaggtaaacacagctaacgcaggtaaacacagctaacgcaggtaaacacagctaacgcaggtaaacacagctaacgcaggtaaacacagctaacgcaggtatacacagctaacgcaggtataCACAGCCAACGCAGGTATACACAgccaacgcaggtaaacacagcacACGCAGGTATACACAGTTAACGCAGGTatacacagctaacgcaggtaaacccagctaacgcaggtaaacacagctagcgcaggtaaacacagctagcgcaggtaaacacagctaacgcaggtaaacacagctaacgtaggtaaacacagctaacgtaggtaaacacagctaacgtaggtaaacacagctaacgtaggtaaacacagctaacgcaggtaaacacagcgtAACTCTGCACAGCAGCATGACGGCGTGTCCTCAGCCAACATACAGAAACTAACCCTGGTGAGGAGCTGCTGACCCTACCAAAGGCTTCAGCACCCAGCTGTGTGTATGAAGGGGTAAAATAAATGAACCAGAGGCTGAAGGCACCGTAGTTCAAGATGTCAGAGAATGTAAACACAGTGATTCTCAGGCTGTGACCAGCAGATGGCAGCATTGTTCCACAGAGTTTTCTGTTTTCCTCACTCCTTCATCCTTGATCTGACTGAGCTGTTAGTCGCTTTGCTTTATACCCCGACTGGTATGCTGGTTCACAGTGTACCAGTGAACCAGAGGACTTTCGTCCGTTTGGATGTGTAGGACTAAAAGTCCTCGGTCTTAGCCAAAAGTTTACTCTTTACTCCTCCGAGAGGGATTACATCAACAGGAAGTCTGTTTGTGGACAGCTGACCTCCTGTTCAGTTCCCAACATGTGAAGCTTGGTTGGAAATGACGTTTCAGCCCAAATAAGTGTTTTCCTTGTCTCTGCACTGCATCACGCAGCAGGTGGGGAGAAGCTGCAGCTCTCACTGTCGCCTCtggtttgtttttcaggagAAAGAGTCTCCGGATGGAAATAACGTGGCGTGCATTCTCACGCTGCCGCCTTACCAGCGCAGAGGCTACGGAAAGTTCCTCATCGCGTTCAGTGAGTAACACCATCAGCACCTTTACTCTGACCTGAGATGCACAAAACTCTGCATTCATGTCGTTTTCTCTCTTTTAGTGACACACTTTGAATCTGTTTTTGGTTTCTGAAATCAGAAAATGAAGCTGCTATGAAATCAATCAGCCTGAACACTTTTCAGACCATAAAGCTAAATATCTGGAGGGTTTCACGTGTAATGTGTGCAGGCTATGAGCTGTCCAAGCTGGAGAACACGGTGGGCTCCCCTGAGAAGCCGCTGTCTGATCTGGGGAAGCTGAGCTACAGAAGTTACTGGTCCTGGGTGCTGCTGGAGATCCTGAGGGACTTCAGGGGGACGCTGTCCATCAAAGACCTCAGGTACACGCCACAGAAGGCGGAGCCTCTTTTAGCCGCAGGAAGCTGAACTAAAGAGGCCAGTTTGGCTGGTTTTCATGCTTTATTTTCACAGAGTTCACATAGTTGGAGAAGTTTAAACAGTTatcaccagaggtgggtagagcatctttactcaagtaaaagtaaaaagtattcatccaaataattacttgagtaagagtaaaaaagtgctcggtgaaaaaactactcaagtactgagtaactgttgagtaacgtctgatttatttgttaacacaagcattcaatcagacagacaaaaatactaaataatcatctttaggcaaattagagttcatccaattgataaaataaattttaattaattacaaaatagcttaaattaaaataacccAGGTAAATTCAGGTAATTCAATAAAAAattaaagagacttaggaaatgtttaaaacatatgtaacccatatgtaacctaaaaaacaaacattcacctatccatggggggaaaaacgagtttaggaaacttaccgctacatgtttcctcaagttagatgttgagtttctgctgaaatgtgcgtttgttttggttgacacagaagacacataatgtagctgctgtttctcactctttgtaaggtaaacatgctttcagtatgaggcctcgtctgcgtcttcatttcccaccgttgattctgacatttttcatctgtttctttgtttgtttgctacgactgctaatgctaaagctaacccgtcccgccgctgagattgagtacggtcacgtgaccagactgcacggctgcgtctgattggtggaacacagtcaggtggtagagcctttggcggaagtctctctctctgtcagaataaaacattaaaatgaggcgtacgcggggggataaaaataatgaggcgtagaataccaaagaggtaagaagaaaagtaaccagctcattgtagcctaatgtagcggagtaagaggacagcttctgctgcacacatctactcaagtaaaagtaaaaagtatagagatttaaaactactcctagaagtataatgctTTCATAAACTTACTCAGgtaaatgtaactggttactacccacctctggttgtCACACATTCCCTCATCCTGTGGTCTCCGTCTTACAGCCAGATGACCAGCATCACACAGAGTGACATCATCAGCACGCTGCAGTCGCTCAACATGGTGAAATACTGGAAGGGTCAGCACGTCATCTGTGTGACGCCCAAGCTGGTGGAGGAGCACCTGAAGA is drawn from Odontesthes bonariensis isolate fOdoBon6 chromosome 21, fOdoBon6.hap1, whole genome shotgun sequence and contains these coding sequences:
- the kat8 gene encoding histone acetyltransferase KAT8 → MTGGSSFHKNYSSNKDSESGMDVDMDSSRTESERGDLDSSVPAPCSSGGEEDEAEALGRSREAGGSSNQHTPDGGGVLGSGREQEVSVEIGETYLCQRADKTWHTAEVIQSRLNEQEGREEFYVHYVGFNRRLDEWVGKSRLALTKTVKDAVRKSTEIGGVGDLGEQPERKITRNQKRKHDEINHVQKTYAEMDPTTAALEKEHEAITKVKYVDKIQIGNFEIDAWYFSPFPEDYGKQPKLWICEYCLKYMKYEKTFRHHLSNCQWRQPSGKEIYRRSNISVYEVDGRDHKIYCQNLCLLAKLFLDHKTLYFDVEPFIFYILTEVNKQGAHIVGYFSKEKESPDGNNVACILTLPPYQRRGYGKFLIAFSYELSKLENTVGSPEKPLSDLGKLSYRSYWSWVLLEILRDFRGTLSIKDLSQMTSITQSDIISTLQSLNMVKYWKGQHVICVTPKLVEEHLKSAQYKKPPITVDTMCLKWAPPKNKQAKLSKK